In the genome of Rhopalosiphum padi isolate XX-2018 chromosome 1, ASM2088224v1, whole genome shotgun sequence, the window ttaattattatctatgtcAATAACTTACCTTTCAAACTCTTCTTTATCAGATGTTGATTCATGATCCTCAAGCCATTTTGGGTATTTATCACACAGATCTTTAATAGATGGATAAAGCACTTCTTTGCTCAATAATGGCTGCATAAATTGCATTAACATTGGAAGCATATCTTCATCTAAACTAATATCCTCTTGAATACCCATATTAGCAAACATCGAAGTTAAATCACTTCCCTCGGGTAGATTTTGTTTAGCTTCTGCTAAACTTTTTAATGATTCTTGAATAACCATTTGTAATTCAGATCCTTCATCTCCTAAAATTAGTTCTTGTAGGCCAGCTGCTAATTCTGCTTGATCACTATTCATAAATGTTTTCATTGTTTCTTCAAGACTCTCTTTTAAAAAGTTATCACTTGCATCTAAATTAGTAATTTCAGATATTTTTGATGCATCGTCTGATGCTCTTGATTCATcagtattttcaaaatctttgaGAGCATCATCTAGCAATTCGGATAAAGCATTTTGTGTATTCTCCTCTTTTGGCTGGTTTtcagacattttttaattaagtaagacacaattaaaaaataaatgaattatacaattaataatacctagaattattattactattattaattattctcaaTGTAATCTAAACAATCCACATTTCCATTTGTACAAACtggtgtaaataattattaattatctaaagAATGCTAAACCATAAGAAATTATGGAATACCGAGTGCTGaccttaatacttataatattcagAACATCCCGTTTCAGATGACTAGAACAAACTTGAACTGATAACTAAACATA includes:
- the LOC132917050 gene encoding peroxisomal biogenesis factor 19 gives rise to the protein MSENQPKEENTQNALSELLDDALKDFENTDESRASDDASKISEITNLDASDNFLKESLEETMKTFMNSDQAELAAGLQELILGDEGSELQMVIQESLKSLAEAKQNLPEGSDLTSMFANMGIQEDISLDEDMLPMLMQFMQPLLSKEVLYPSIKDLCDKYPKWLEDHESTSDKEEFERYTQMFNCIKEVRDHLENQQDTDDDITKTRKFKELMELLKKMQECGQPPEELMRDVADGNPISDNVGQCTLM